One stretch of Halobaculum marinum DNA includes these proteins:
- a CDS encoding pantoate kinase: MDEATAFAPGHVTAFFAPYPDDDPVRAGSRGAGLALSDGVEVTVRPPDGDVTDVAGDPAAAATEGGLAALDLDGSPAEMDPVNRVLAELGIVADVEVTSDVPVGAGFGVSGAAALATALAANELFALGRSENDLVRVAHAAEAAAGTGLGDVVGQFRGGLPVRLEPGAPGHGRMDGVPARPRVEYVSFGELSTERVLGGELDPVQEAGETALRRLMRAPDEHELLAAGREFASEAGLLVPEVAEAVEAVEAEGGQASMAMLGRTVYALGSGLSDAGYDADACAIHPTGATLRAVE, from the coding sequence ATGGACGAGGCGACCGCGTTCGCGCCGGGGCACGTCACCGCCTTCTTCGCGCCGTACCCCGACGACGACCCCGTACGCGCCGGTTCGCGTGGCGCCGGCCTCGCGCTGTCGGACGGCGTCGAGGTGACGGTCCGACCGCCCGACGGCGACGTCACAGATGTGGCTGGCGACCCCGCGGCCGCGGCGACGGAGGGCGGCCTCGCGGCGCTGGACCTCGACGGGTCGCCCGCCGAGATGGACCCGGTGAACCGCGTGCTCGCCGAACTGGGTATCGTCGCCGACGTGGAGGTGACCAGCGACGTTCCCGTCGGCGCGGGCTTCGGCGTCTCCGGGGCCGCCGCGCTGGCGACGGCGCTGGCGGCCAACGAGCTGTTCGCGTTGGGCCGCTCGGAGAACGACCTGGTGCGCGTCGCCCACGCGGCTGAAGCCGCCGCAGGTACCGGACTCGGCGACGTGGTCGGGCAGTTCCGCGGGGGCCTCCCGGTCCGCTTGGAGCCCGGCGCACCGGGGCACGGGCGGATGGACGGCGTCCCGGCGCGCCCTCGCGTGGAGTACGTCTCCTTCGGCGAACTGTCGACCGAGCGGGTGCTCGGCGGCGAACTCGACCCAGTGCAAGAGGCCGGCGAGACGGCGCTCAGGCGACTCATGCGCGCCCCCGACGAACACGAGTTGCTCGCCGCCGGCCGCGAGTTCGCGAGTGAGGCCGGCCTGTTGGTGCCGGAGGTCGCCGAGGCGGTCGAGGCGGTCGAAGCCGAAGGCGGACAGGCGTCGATGGCGATGCTCGGTCGGACGGTGTACGCGCTCGGCTCCGGGCTCTCTGACGCCGGCTACGACGCCGACGCCTGTGCGATCCACCCGACGGGGGCGACGCTGCGGGCCGTCGAGTAG
- a CDS encoding plastocyanin/azurin family copper-binding protein, translating into MSEHDLSRRTFVALTAAAVTGTAGCVAGSREETAGAGGGSPTATATATEAHSDAGTHEEDGHHEDDGHHEENTHHGEETETGHADESSDHGHGVPEEPSASATVNLVTADGGYHFDPHVVWVEPGGTVTFHNESGSHTATAYAEANDKPGRIPEGGTAFDTGMLTEAGAEHEVTLDTPGVYDYYCAPHEAMGMVATVVVGHPDAHEATGLTDPQSSLPSGAREKIRGLNETVHGMIDDSH; encoded by the coding sequence ATGTCGGAACACGACCTCTCCCGTCGGACGTTCGTCGCACTGACCGCCGCCGCCGTCACCGGGACAGCGGGGTGTGTGGCCGGTAGCCGCGAAGAGACGGCTGGTGCTGGAGGCGGCTCGCCGACGGCGACGGCGACGGCGACGGAGGCGCACAGCGACGCCGGGACTCACGAAGAGGACGGCCACCACGAGGACGACGGGCACCACGAGGAGAACACCCACCACGGCGAGGAGACGGAGACGGGACACGCCGACGAGTCGTCGGACCACGGTCACGGCGTCCCCGAGGAGCCGTCGGCGTCGGCGACGGTGAACCTCGTCACGGCGGACGGCGGCTACCACTTCGACCCGCACGTGGTGTGGGTCGAGCCGGGCGGCACCGTCACGTTCCACAACGAGTCGGGGAGTCACACGGCGACGGCGTACGCCGAGGCCAACGACAAGCCCGGTCGCATCCCCGAGGGCGGCACCGCGTTCGACACCGGGATGCTCACCGAGGCGGGCGCCGAACACGAGGTGACGCTCGACACCCCGGGCGTGTACGACTACTACTGCGCGCCCCACGAGGCGATGGGGATGGTCGCGACGGTGGTCGTCGGGCACCCGGACGCCCACGAGGCAACTGGCCTGACCGACCCACAGTCGTCGCTCCCGTCGGGTGCACGCGAGAAGATCCGCGGATTGAACGAGACTGTCCACGGGATGATCGACGACAGTCACTGA
- a CDS encoding pyridoxal phosphate-dependent aminotransferase, giving the protein MHQPTARVSACERSRIRVMFDLAQELEREGRDLVRLEVGEPDFDTPEHVVDAAVDAARGGHTHYTSNAGLPELREAISDTLAREYGVEHAADEVLTTTGGMEALHLAFLATVDPGSEVLLPSPSWPNYWTQARLADATPVEVPMPAPDYDLDADTLVAEMGPDTSLVVLCSPSNPTGRVADPDEVRAVVDAAADHDAYVIADEVYAKLTYDRDLTGIAALTGHPEHVLTVGSCSKTYAMTGWRVGWLAGHPSVVDEATKVRESTTACTSSVAQHAAIAALTGPQEPVEEMYDAFRERRDYVADRIADMDGVSAPRPEGAFYAFLNPDTDEASLPLAKRLCREAGVVLAPGDGFGVAGEGQLRLSFANSMERLAEGLDRIEAAL; this is encoded by the coding sequence ATGCACCAGCCCACGGCCCGCGTCAGCGCCTGCGAGCGCTCCCGCATCCGGGTGATGTTCGACCTCGCACAGGAACTCGAACGCGAGGGGCGCGACCTCGTCCGCCTGGAGGTCGGCGAACCCGACTTCGACACGCCCGAGCACGTCGTCGACGCCGCCGTCGACGCCGCCCGGGGCGGCCACACCCACTACACGAGCAACGCCGGCCTGCCGGAACTGCGCGAGGCGATCAGCGACACCCTCGCCCGCGAGTACGGCGTCGAGCACGCCGCCGACGAGGTTCTCACCACCACCGGCGGCATGGAGGCGCTCCACCTCGCGTTCCTCGCGACCGTCGACCCCGGGAGTGAGGTGTTGCTCCCGTCGCCGTCGTGGCCGAACTACTGGACGCAGGCGCGACTCGCCGACGCGACGCCCGTGGAGGTGCCCATGCCCGCCCCCGACTACGACCTCGACGCCGACACGCTGGTCGCCGAGATGGGTCCCGACACCTCGCTCGTCGTGCTCTGCTCGCCGTCCAACCCCACTGGACGCGTCGCCGACCCCGACGAGGTGCGGGCGGTCGTCGACGCCGCCGCCGACCACGACGCGTACGTCATCGCCGACGAGGTGTACGCGAAACTCACCTACGACCGCGACCTGACGGGCATCGCGGCGCTGACGGGTCACCCCGAGCACGTGCTCACGGTCGGCTCCTGTTCGAAGACGTACGCCATGACCGGCTGGCGCGTCGGCTGGCTCGCGGGCCACCCGTCGGTCGTCGACGAGGCCACGAAGGTGCGCGAGTCGACCACCGCCTGCACGTCCAGCGTCGCCCAGCACGCCGCCATCGCCGCCCTGACCGGCCCACAGGAGCCGGTCGAGGAGATGTACGACGCGTTCCGCGAGCGTCGCGACTACGTCGCCGACCGCATCGCCGACATGGACGGCGTGAGCGCGCCTCGCCCCGAAGGGGCGTTCTACGCGTTCCTGAACCCCGACACCGACGAGGCGAGCCTCCCGCTGGCGAAACGCCTCTGCCGCGAGGCGGGCGTCGTGCTCGCCCCCGGCGACGGCTTCGGGGTGGCTGGCGAGGGGCAACTGCGGCTCTCGTTCGCCAACTCGATGGAGCGCCTGGCGGAGGGGCTCGATCGCATCGAAGCGGCGCTGTAG
- a CDS encoding DUF7521 family protein has protein sequence MTDGAHLALGVVRALVLLLGLGVTLTAARAYRRVGEPYLRDAAVAFAVITAGVLVEGVLFQFTDLDLTAVHVVESVAIGVGFLVLLRSLRA, from the coding sequence GTGACCGACGGTGCCCACCTCGCGCTCGGGGTCGTCCGCGCGCTCGTCCTCCTGCTCGGCCTCGGCGTCACGCTGACGGCGGCGCGGGCGTACCGGCGTGTCGGCGAACCGTACCTCCGCGACGCCGCCGTCGCGTTCGCCGTCATCACCGCCGGCGTCCTGGTCGAGGGCGTCCTGTTCCAGTTCACCGACCTCGACCTGACGGCGGTCCACGTCGTCGAGTCCGTCGCCATCGGCGTCGGCTTCCTCGTCCTCCTGCGGTCGTTGCGCGCGTGA
- a CDS encoding DUF7521 family protein: MHVELVIAKVATVLLGTAISVQALRGYRRHGSEPMLYLGVGFLFVTVGSVLEGVLFDVLGWDLFTAGAVQTSLVAVGMLVVLYSLFGEVSTS, from the coding sequence ATGCACGTCGAACTCGTCATCGCGAAGGTCGCCACGGTGTTGTTGGGAACCGCCATCTCGGTTCAGGCGCTGCGCGGCTACCGCCGCCACGGGAGCGAGCCGATGCTGTACCTCGGCGTCGGCTTCCTGTTCGTCACGGTCGGCTCCGTCCTGGAGGGGGTGTTGTTCGACGTGCTCGGCTGGGACCTGTTCACCGCCGGCGCGGTCCAGACGTCGCTAGTCGCCGTCGGAATGCTCGTCGTCCTCTACTCGCTGTTCGGGGAGGTGTCGACGTCGTGA
- a CDS encoding class I SAM-dependent methyltransferase, which translates to MSAPSFYTRVARLYDALARRGPGVDTLRRTLADTLDPAPGATVVEFGCGTAANRPYLERRVGPAGTYVGVDFSPGVLRVARERGVARGDPGHLVRGDATRPPVRSERVDACCGAFVAGMLADPAAAVRDWADLVGPGGRLGLLDLAATSKAGWRALNPAYRLFVRAGSPPGTAGALAQSPATVQDERVAAAHRALREVCVDVEYRTVVGGFGRVSAGTVE; encoded by the coding sequence ATGTCCGCACCGTCGTTCTACACCCGCGTCGCCCGCCTGTACGACGCACTCGCGCGGCGTGGACCGGGCGTCGACACCCTCAGGCGAACGCTCGCCGACACCCTCGACCCGGCGCCGGGGGCGACGGTCGTCGAGTTCGGCTGTGGCACCGCCGCGAACCGGCCGTACCTCGAACGGCGCGTCGGCCCCGCCGGCACCTACGTCGGCGTCGACTTCTCGCCGGGCGTGCTTCGGGTCGCTCGCGAACGCGGCGTCGCCCGCGGCGACCCCGGCCACCTCGTCCGCGGCGACGCGACGCGACCGCCCGTCCGGTCCGAGCGCGTCGACGCCTGCTGTGGCGCGTTCGTCGCCGGGATGCTCGCCGACCCGGCGGCGGCGGTGCGCGACTGGGCCGACCTCGTCGGGCCGGGCGGGCGACTCGGCCTCCTCGACCTCGCGGCGACGAGCAAGGCGGGGTGGCGGGCGCTGAACCCGGCGTACCGCCTGTTCGTCCGCGCGGGGTCGCCGCCGGGCACCGCGGGGGCGCTGGCACAGTCGCCCGCGACCGTGCAAGACGAACGCGTCGCGGCGGCCCACCGGGCGCTCCGGGAGGTGTGTGTGGACGTTGAGTACCGGACGGTCGTGGGAGGGTTCGGTCGGGTGAGCGCGGGGACCGTGGAGTAG
- a CDS encoding DUF7563 family protein, whose translation MGRKCQNCESMVTERYARVFAPDATAGPRVCPNCDDLVRDGASVREARANRG comes from the coding sequence ATGGGACGGAAGTGCCAGAACTGCGAGTCGATGGTGACGGAGCGGTACGCGCGGGTGTTCGCACCGGACGCGACGGCGGGACCGCGAGTGTGCCCGAACTGCGACGACCTCGTGCGCGACGGGGCGAGCGTCCGCGAGGCGCGCGCCAACCGCGGATAG
- a CDS encoding ArsR/SmtB family transcription factor — MSEDRSADDVLDLLGDEYARAILAAVTTDAMSASELGSHCGMSVSTVYRRAESLVERDLLAERVRIDADGHHESVYEPTVEALRVEIQDGSFDVDVEQPSEDAVDRFTRVWEDIRDS, encoded by the coding sequence GTGAGCGAGGACCGGTCCGCAGACGACGTGCTCGACCTGCTCGGCGACGAGTACGCGCGAGCCATCCTCGCGGCCGTGACGACGGACGCCATGTCGGCCTCGGAGCTCGGGTCCCACTGCGGGATGTCCGTGTCGACGGTGTACCGCCGGGCGGAGTCGCTCGTGGAGCGGGACCTGCTCGCCGAGCGAGTGCGCATCGACGCGGACGGCCACCACGAGTCGGTGTACGAACCGACCGTCGAAGCGCTGCGGGTCGAGATACAGGACGGCTCGTTCGACGTCGACGTCGAGCAGCCGAGCGAGGATGCGGTCGACCGCTTCACCCGCGTCTGGGAGGACATCAGAGACAGCTAA
- the aspS gene encoding aspartate--tRNA(Asn) ligase, giving the protein MHGRTYTADATPGEAVTVAGWVHETRDLGGIAFLILRDKTGKIQVKLEKDEMDEAMVETGLDAHRESVLKVEGDVKEEPRAPTGVEVVPTDIEVVAPADPELPLDPSGKVDAELPTRLNNRTLDLRKPEVQAIFEIRAELLRAVRDAFRSHDATEINTPKIVATGTEGGTELFPISYFGEEAFMNQSPQLFKQLMAGSNLERVFEIGPIFRAEEHNTPRHLNEAHSIDFEGAFCDHTEAMDVAEAVTKAAYEAVQENCADELELLDLADDFEVPEGDFPRLSYQEALDRVNATGELDDHLVWGDDLSTEAEHVLGQEVGEHYFITDWPSEVKPFYIKDHDDEPDKSTGFDMMHPRMELVSGGQREHRYEELIAGFEQQGLDPEEFDYYTKMFRYGMPPHAGWGMGAERLLMTMLDLDNIREAVLFPRDRQRLSP; this is encoded by the coding sequence ATGCACGGTCGAACCTACACGGCTGACGCGACCCCCGGCGAGGCGGTCACCGTCGCCGGCTGGGTCCACGAGACCCGCGACCTCGGCGGTATCGCGTTCCTGATCCTCCGCGACAAGACGGGGAAGATCCAGGTCAAACTCGAGAAAGACGAGATGGACGAGGCGATGGTCGAGACCGGCCTCGACGCCCACCGCGAGTCCGTCCTCAAGGTCGAGGGCGACGTGAAGGAGGAGCCCCGCGCGCCCACCGGCGTCGAGGTCGTCCCGACCGACATCGAGGTCGTCGCGCCCGCCGACCCCGAACTCCCGCTCGACCCCTCCGGCAAGGTCGACGCCGAACTGCCGACCCGCCTGAACAACCGCACGCTCGACCTCCGCAAGCCGGAGGTCCAGGCCATCTTCGAGATCCGCGCGGAACTCCTCCGAGCGGTCCGCGACGCCTTCCGCAGCCACGACGCCACCGAGATCAACACGCCGAAGATCGTCGCCACCGGGACGGAGGGCGGCACGGAGCTGTTCCCCATCTCCTACTTCGGCGAGGAGGCGTTCATGAACCAGAGCCCGCAGCTGTTCAAGCAGCTGATGGCTGGCTCCAACCTGGAGCGCGTGTTCGAGATCGGCCCGATCTTCCGTGCTGAGGAGCACAACACGCCGCGCCACCTCAACGAGGCCCACTCCATCGACTTCGAGGGCGCGTTCTGTGACCACACCGAGGCGATGGACGTCGCCGAGGCGGTCACGAAGGCGGCCTACGAGGCGGTGCAGGAGAACTGCGCCGACGAACTCGAACTGCTCGACCTCGCCGACGACTTCGAGGTCCCCGAGGGCGACTTCCCGCGCCTGAGCTACCAGGAGGCGCTCGACCGCGTCAACGCGACGGGCGAACTCGACGACCACCTGGTGTGGGGCGACGACCTCTCGACGGAGGCCGAGCACGTGCTCGGGCAGGAGGTCGGCGAGCACTACTTCATCACCGACTGGCCGTCGGAGGTGAAGCCGTTCTACATCAAGGACCACGACGACGAGCCCGACAAGTCGACCGGCTTCGACATGATGCACCCGCGCATGGAGCTCGTGTCGGGCGGCCAGCGCGAGCACCGCTACGAGGAGCTCATCGCCGGCTTCGAGCAGCAGGGACTCGACCCCGAGGAGTTCGACTACTACACGAAGATGTTCCGCTACGGGATGCCGCCCCACGCCGGCTGGGGGATGGGCGCCGAGCGCCTCCTCATGACGATGCTCGACCTCGACAACATCCGCGAGGCCGTCCTGTTCCCGCGCGACCGCCAGCGCCTGAGCCCGTAG
- a CDS encoding SHOCT domain-containing protein: protein MTTPLDVLAQVGPHTPMGPHGPMGGGWNGGWMGGGMLPWLGPWGGLLATLLLVGVLAVVVYAAVARTESGGGGTGIAREDGALAVLDRRYARGEVDDEEYETRRERLTGN from the coding sequence ATGACGACACCACTCGACGTGCTCGCACAGGTCGGCCCGCACACCCCGATGGGCCCACACGGCCCCATGGGCGGCGGGTGGAACGGCGGGTGGATGGGCGGCGGCATGCTCCCCTGGCTCGGCCCGTGGGGTGGCCTCCTCGCGACGCTGCTGCTCGTCGGCGTGCTCGCGGTCGTCGTCTACGCCGCCGTAGCACGCACCGAGAGCGGCGGCGGCGGAACCGGCATCGCGCGTGAGGACGGCGCGCTCGCCGTCCTCGACCGTCGTTACGCTCGCGGCGAGGTCGACGACGAGGAGTACGAAACCCGACGGGAGCGGCTGACGGGGAACTGA
- a CDS encoding glutathione S-transferase family protein has product MSDATNMLVDGEWRTDVRRDTGDSGEFERTETSFRNWIDGSVPEPGADPVDNPDFPAESGRYHVYICRACPWAHRVAMTRALKGLEDDISLSLTQPERYDEGWEFSESEPDPLYGADYLRDIYTEADDDYTGRVTVPVLWDKEAETIVNNESEEIMRMLDTAFDGNGADLWPDGSRETVDDLIDDIYPRINNGVYRAGFASTQEAYDEAVDELFDALDEYDDLLADQRYLAGDRLTEADVAMFATLVRFDHVYHTHFRCNRRGIHEYEHLWGYTKDLYQTPGVAQTVNVDHITRHYYKSHESLNPKRLVPTGPDIDFSDPHDRDDLPGGPPAALLDD; this is encoded by the coding sequence ATGAGCGACGCGACGAACATGCTCGTCGACGGGGAGTGGCGCACGGACGTCCGCCGCGACACCGGCGACTCCGGCGAGTTCGAGCGGACCGAGACCAGTTTCCGAAACTGGATCGACGGCTCGGTGCCGGAGCCTGGCGCCGACCCCGTCGACAACCCCGATTTCCCCGCCGAGTCCGGGCGCTACCACGTGTACATCTGTCGGGCGTGCCCGTGGGCCCACCGCGTCGCGATGACGCGCGCGCTCAAGGGACTGGAGGACGACATCTCGCTGTCGCTCACCCAGCCCGAGCGCTACGACGAGGGGTGGGAGTTCTCCGAGTCGGAACCGGACCCGCTGTACGGCGCCGACTACCTCCGCGACATCTACACGGAGGCGGACGACGACTACACCGGGCGCGTCACGGTACCCGTCCTCTGGGACAAAGAAGCCGAGACCATCGTCAACAACGAGAGCGAGGAGATCATGCGGATGCTCGACACCGCCTTCGATGGCAACGGCGCCGACCTCTGGCCTGACGGTTCCCGAGAGACGGTCGACGACCTGATCGACGACATCTACCCGCGCATCAACAACGGCGTCTACCGTGCCGGGTTCGCGAGCACGCAGGAGGCGTACGACGAGGCCGTGGACGAGCTGTTCGACGCGCTCGACGAGTACGACGACCTGCTCGCGGACCAGCGCTACCTCGCGGGCGACCGTCTCACCGAGGCGGACGTGGCGATGTTCGCCACGCTCGTCCGCTTCGACCACGTGTACCACACCCACTTCCGGTGCAACCGCAGGGGGATCCACGAGTACGAGCACCTCTGGGGGTACACGAAGGACCTCTACCAGACGCCCGGCGTCGCGCAGACGGTGAACGTGGACCACATCACCCGACACTACTACAAGTCCCACGAGAGCCTCAACCCGAAGCGACTCGTCCCGACCGGCCCGGACATCGACTTCAGCGACCCCCACGACCGCGACGACCTCCCGGGCGGGCCGCCTGCGGCGCTGCTCGACGACTGA
- a CDS encoding 4-phosphopantoate--beta-alanine ligase: MTDDADADAADAGDPAGDASTAPDAPSEVDHESEIPEDHPRYQSLLTRHRIEHGVDIGITSQQGLIAEGRGEAFDYLLGEETLPSTDAAARAAAAHLLLADHAVLSVNGNVAALVPGEIVELAEATGADVEVNLFNRTEERMQAIADHLREHGASEVKGLTADGRIPGLSHERAKVDADGIGDADVVVVPLEDGDRAEALGAMGKTEIVIDLNPMSRSAQVAAVPIVDNILRAVPNITRHAEDLADASDEELREIVESFDREAALEEAERAIRRGDLD, translated from the coding sequence ATGACCGACGACGCCGACGCCGACGCCGCCGACGCGGGCGACCCCGCCGGCGACGCGTCGACCGCACCGGACGCGCCGAGCGAGGTCGACCACGAGTCTGAGATTCCCGAGGACCACCCGCGCTACCAGTCGCTGCTCACCCGCCACCGGATCGAACACGGCGTGGACATCGGCATCACGTCCCAGCAGGGCCTCATCGCGGAGGGGCGCGGCGAGGCGTTCGACTACTTGCTCGGCGAGGAGACCCTCCCGAGCACTGACGCCGCGGCCCGCGCCGCCGCCGCACACCTCCTGTTGGCCGACCACGCGGTCCTCTCGGTGAACGGCAACGTCGCGGCGCTGGTGCCGGGCGAGATCGTCGAGTTGGCCGAGGCGACGGGCGCGGACGTCGAAGTGAACCTGTTCAACCGCACCGAAGAACGGATGCAAGCGATCGCCGACCACCTCCGCGAGCACGGCGCGAGCGAGGTAAAGGGACTGACCGCAGACGGCCGGATCCCCGGCCTCAGCCACGAGCGCGCGAAGGTCGACGCCGACGGTATCGGCGACGCCGACGTGGTCGTGGTCCCGCTGGAGGACGGCGACCGCGCCGAGGCGCTCGGCGCGATGGGGAAGACCGAAATCGTGATCGACCTCAACCCGATGAGCCGGTCGGCGCAAGTCGCGGCGGTGCCCATCGTCGACAACATCCTCCGCGCCGTGCCGAACATCACCCGCCACGCCGAGGACCTGGCGGACGCGAGCGACGAGGAACTGCGTGAGATCGTCGAGTCGTTCGACCGCGAGGCGGCGCTCGAGGAGGCGGAACGGGCGATCCGGCGCGGCGACTTGGACTGA
- a CDS encoding cupin domain-containing protein codes for MDHVVVDDLDNSLQPAAVMRHLTEPLGCTDLAINYYELAPGDSFAFAYHNHEVQEEVFVVLSGTATWVVGPEPDEAPFEEAGAPEERREVAVGPLEAIRLPPGQFQRGWNRGDERVTALALGAPLAYGEQLKRDDCPACEEEVAVSIERAGDDESQLITECADCGAEVARWRRGDDGENERVR; via the coding sequence ATGGACCACGTCGTCGTCGACGACCTCGACAACTCGCTGCAGCCTGCCGCGGTGATGCGTCACCTGACGGAGCCGCTGGGGTGTACGGATCTGGCGATCAACTACTACGAACTCGCGCCCGGCGACTCGTTCGCCTTCGCGTACCACAACCACGAGGTCCAAGAGGAGGTGTTCGTCGTCCTGTCGGGGACGGCGACGTGGGTCGTCGGCCCCGAACCGGACGAGGCGCCGTTCGAGGAGGCCGGCGCGCCCGAGGAGCGTCGCGAGGTCGCGGTCGGGCCGCTGGAGGCGATTCGTCTCCCGCCGGGGCAGTTCCAGCGTGGGTGGAACCGCGGCGACGAGCGGGTGACCGCGCTCGCGCTCGGTGCACCGTTGGCGTACGGCGAGCAGTTGAAGCGCGACGACTGCCCGGCGTGCGAGGAGGAGGTCGCGGTGTCTATCGAGCGTGCTGGCGACGACGAGTCGCAGTTGATCACCGAGTGTGCCGACTGCGGCGCCGAGGTGGCACGGTGGCGACGCGGCGACGACGGCGAGAACGAGCGGGTCCGCTGA
- a CDS encoding molybdopterin-dependent oxidoreductase has protein sequence MSNRPDDADRSRVGAQIARALRRVEPSPRVVDWAIAACVAVEVASGLYSFTQGRPSGAWVFWLHSVVGLTLVALVGFKLYRVRRRVTARAAWDRFTPVSVLQAVVALAALATGVFWVLGGNVPIFAWTTLNLHVGLGLLLVPLVLWHLRGRYHSPRALDPDRRNALKVGALLLAGTVAWRATETADRALGGASRRFTGSKPTGDLYDTETEGGGFPVTSWVADDPDPVDRDAWTLSVRGLVDEELALDGGEVGAERTLEATLDCTSGWYTVQEWGGVRVGDLLDAAGVDERTRYVRFTSVTGYRWSLPVEEARDALLATHVGGRRLSHGHGAPMRLVAPGRRGFQWVKWVESVEVRERADPMQWLVTLVSGFD, from the coding sequence GTGTCGAACCGCCCGGACGACGCCGACCGCTCGCGGGTCGGTGCGCAGATCGCGCGTGCTCTCCGTCGCGTCGAGCCCTCGCCCCGCGTCGTCGACTGGGCCATCGCCGCCTGTGTCGCCGTCGAGGTCGCCTCCGGCCTGTACTCGTTCACGCAGGGACGCCCGAGCGGCGCGTGGGTATTCTGGCTCCACTCGGTCGTCGGCCTGACGCTCGTCGCCCTCGTCGGCTTCAAACTGTACCGCGTCCGTCGCCGCGTCACCGCGCGGGCCGCGTGGGACCGCTTCACCCCGGTGTCCGTCCTCCAAGCGGTCGTCGCGCTCGCGGCGCTCGCGACGGGCGTGTTCTGGGTACTCGGTGGCAACGTCCCCATCTTCGCGTGGACGACGCTGAACCTCCACGTCGGCCTCGGCCTCCTGCTCGTGCCGCTCGTCCTGTGGCACCTCCGCGGGCGCTACCACTCGCCGCGGGCGCTCGACCCGGACCGCCGGAACGCCCTCAAAGTCGGGGCGCTCCTCCTCGCAGGCACAGTGGCGTGGCGCGCGACGGAGACGGCCGACCGCGCCCTCGGCGGCGCGAGTCGGCGCTTCACGGGATCGAAGCCCACGGGCGACCTGTACGACACCGAGACGGAGGGTGGGGGGTTCCCGGTCACCTCCTGGGTCGCCGACGACCCGGACCCCGTCGACCGCGACGCGTGGACGCTGTCGGTGAGAGGACTCGTCGACGAGGAACTCGCGCTCGACGGCGGCGAGGTTGGAGCCGAGCGGACGCTGGAGGCCACCCTCGACTGCACCTCGGGGTGGTACACGGTGCAGGAGTGGGGCGGCGTCCGCGTCGGCGACCTGCTCGACGCGGCGGGCGTCGACGAACGGACGCGCTACGTCCGGTTCACGTCGGTGACGGGCTACCGCTGGTCGCTCCCGGTCGAAGAGGCTCGCGACGCGCTCCTCGCGACCCACGTGGGCGGCCGACGGCTGAGCCACGGTCACGGCGCGCCGATGCGACTCGTGGCGCCGGGACGCCGCGGCTTCCAGTGGGTGAAGTGGGTCGAGTCGGTGGAGGTGCGCGAGCGCGCCGACCCGATGCAGTGGCTCGTGACGCTGGTGTCGGGGTTCGACTGA